The Triticum aestivum cultivar Chinese Spring chromosome 5A, IWGSC CS RefSeq v2.1, whole genome shotgun sequence genomic sequence CCACCATGATTTTCTCTCTTAATCAACCATGCTTTCCTGCACATCACATAAAATTAAGTGTACTTAGGATTGATTTAGTGCAGTTGCAATAGTTCTGCACCTGGGATATCATGCGGTAGCCagctctatttttctttattttctatGCAATTGATGATTCAGCTTAGTTCGTCGTTAGGGCACTATAAtcaatgtttagtaataaattttagTGATTGTCCCATGTAAAGTTGATTTTCTGGCTGCAGGTTTATTGTCTGTCTTGGGTGTTCATTGTAGCAATAGTGTGAGTACTGGACAGCCTTCTGCCACCATCGTTTACCTCCGACTCGCCAGCCAGTCGCCATCGTCTACCTCGTGCCTCGCCGGACAGCGCAGTCGTCAAACTCTGTCTCACCGGGCAGGCACTGTCGTCTACCTCTGCTTTGTAGTTAATTGTGTGCTAGCAATTCCTCCGGAAAACTTGTTAGGTTATTCTAACTCTGCCATGTATCCATGATCTTGTTTTCTGAACATGTAATTTTTTTAGTggtttcattttcattttatttatcATAGCACTCCCATGATTTATTTCATTTTCTAGTGtatatttttaaattttattttccCTAATGGCCATGGTGTGAGAGAAGACTACTAGCGGGCTTGGGGATGTTCACTGCTTTGGGCGTTGCACTGAAGAAGTTTTgccaaaaagaaataaaactagaagcaaaattcaaattcatgagcattttcgtaaaaaaaattgttaaaaaatAAGTTTCCATAAAAACTCTCAAAAATTCACGATACCCTATATTCAATCTGGGAAAGTTTCTAGAAGTTTTGATGAATAGAAAAAAAATAGAAGCAAAATTCAAATTCAGGACCATTTTGGCTCAATATTTACCCCAAAAACaagatttcagaaagaaaaaaaatccaCACTATTCTTAGCTCAGTCAATCTGGGAAAGTTTCAAGAAGTTCTTccaaacagaaaaaaatagaaggaaaaAAAATTCAGGAAGAAAAAACTCAAAATTTGGCATGAAAAATCTCAAAAATCCACACTACCCTTATATTTAGTCTAGGAAGATTTCAAGAAGCTTTCTCGGACAGGAAAAAAACTAAAAGCAAAATTCAAGTTCAGGAGCATTTTTGGCTCAAAAATTGGGTAGAATATTTTTTCTGAGAAAAATATCCAAAAATAAAAGTTCCTAGAAAAATTCCATGAGTACCAATTTTGGAGATGTTAGTTAAacttcactatagaacttggctttgtaACAATCAGTTTGATGCAAATAGAACCAATACTGTAGATCAGGTTCGGGTGCATGTTAACTCTACATGGTAGCTCTATGCTGGTTATGGGTCTGAATGGGCCGTAGCGGTACTTGTAGACCAAGATGACCCGTAGTGGTAGTTATGGGTTGGAATGACCCGTGGTGGTAGTTGTGTGTCGGGACTATGATTCAAGGTAGTTGAGTGTCCGGATGACCTGTTATGGTACTTGTGGATCCACACGTCCCAAAGTTGTAGTTGTGGGTCCGTATGACCCCTAATGATAGTTCTATGTTGGTAGTATCTGTAAGGGTAGTTGAGAGACTGTACGACTCATAGTTCTAGTACTGGTGCTGACAACCCATAGTGCTAGTCGTGGATTCGGATTACTCATATTAGTAGTTGTGCGTTTGAACGACCCATAGTGCTAGTAGTAGAATTGACAAAGTATGGATCATTGTGCTAGTCGTGGTCTGGATGACCCGTAGCGGTATTTGTTAGTTCGGATGACCCATACTGCTAGTCGTGGTCCGGACAACCCATCGTGGTGCTTGTGGACCCGGATAACCGATAGTGCTAAGTTCTGGGTTCGGATGGCCCGTAGTGCTAGTTGGGGATCAGATGACTCATAGTGTTAGTTGTGAGTCCAGATGGCCAATGGTGCTAGTTGTGGGTTTTGACGACCCATGGTATTATTAGTGTGATCACCGCAAGTACCGGTTTTACACATCCGGGCCCATTACTACCGATCTTAGTCGTCCAGACCCACAAGTATCGATCTTAGTCGTCTGGACCCACAAGTGTCGGTCCAGCTCACTACAATCGATCTTACTTGTCTGGACTTAAGTACCGGTCTTACTCGTTCGGGCTCATTTCTATCGATCCTAGTCATTGAGACCCACAAGTATCGATCTTAGTCATTCGGACCCACAAGTATCGATTCCAGTCATCCGGACCCACAATACCGGTTTTACTCATTTCGGCTCACTACTATGGATCTTACTCGTTCGGGCACACTACTTTTGATCTTAATCATCTAAAACCACAAGTATTGGTCTTAGTCGGCGGGTCCACAAGTATCGGTCTTACTCATTTGGGCTTACTACTATCGGTCCTACTCGTTCGGGCTCACTACTTCAATCTCAGTCATTCAAGATGAGAAGTACCGATCTTAGTTATTTAGGTCCACAAGTATCGATCTTAATTGTCCgtacccacaagtaccaatcttaGTCGGCCCAACTCGCAAGTACCAATCTTAGTCGTTTTCATCCACAAGCATCGATCTTACTCATTTAGGCTCATTACTATCGATCTTAATCATCCGGAACCACAAGTACCAATCTTTGTTGTCCGTGCCAAGTACCATTCTTACTCATACAGGTCCACAAATACCGATCTTGGTCATCCAAGCCCACTACTATCAATCTTAGTCGTATTGACCCACAAGTACCGATCTCAGTTGTCCAGAACCTTAAGTATCGATCTTGCTCATACTGACCCGCAAGTGCCGATCTCAGTTGTCCAGAACCATAAGTATCGGTCTGGCTCGTTCCGACCCTCATTGAAAAAATTATACTTTCTATTTTTAAGAAAATATTTCACGCGTTTACACCAAAAATACCTTTTCCCCTTCACTAAAAAAAATATAATCCCGTCACTTTTTCCAAATTTTCAGCCCTTGGCAGCCGGGCACCtacatcaatcaccaaaaagaaaCTCCAGCCCCCACGATCTTATCCCCCACGTAGCGATCACTCCACCCCGCACATTCTCCTGCTCCTATCCCCTCCCCCATTATCGCCCCACCAAATCGGAGCTCCTCCTCCAGTCTGGTTGAACGCAGCCCCCTTCTCATCTGCGGGATCCCGGCCGCCGCCTCACCCACGACCCTCTCCTCCACTGCCAAGTCTGCGCGGACGCCGCCTCCCTCCTCACTGGCGGGATCGGAGCCGCCGGCCACCGCCCACCTCGCCTGAAGGATCCGATGCCACTGCTCTTCTATGCCGATCCATCACCGGCCACCGGTGGTGCATCACCTGCTTCCCCTGACTGAAGAATCCTTGCGGCGTTTCGAAGAAGCTGTGGGTGGAAATTTCGGAACCGCTGCGCCGACGGTGGTGTGATGCCGGCGATGGGTCCGCTGGCAATTCGATATGCGAGTATGTCTATGTCGCTGCCAACTCTGGAGGTGTGTTCACAGGATGATTCATACCATGCTTGAAAATGCACAATCTTGCCTTCTAAATCTGGATCAAAGAGGAAATGTGGCTACTGCGGGGGTGGAAGGTCACGATCATGTCATCAGTTAGATCAAAGGCAATATTAAGCACAACCCTGTCATCTACAAAAATTACTCAGCACACTCTCACAATCCCTGCTGAAACTTTTTGAAATCTTTAGGTTGTGATAACTTTTTAGGAGTCGGTAGTACTAGCGTTTCAGAGACTAACAGGAGAAGCAAATTAATAATTGTGCGTGCCACCGGAATTAGCAGTGCTAGTGTATGTAGAAGTAAAACTAAGTTGTAACTTGATTCTGTGTTAGTTGAAAGCATAGAAATAGCGAATCTCTAGAACATTGTTTGAAAAGGCTAGTAATTGATGGCTTGTGAACGGGAGGAGATTACCACACACAGCCTCAAATGATGTTTCTATTTACTACAGGATTCATTCATGTTATGTGTGCGTTTTCATTCAATTATTGTCTCCCATGTTAAAGGTCCTTGGTCACTTCTGCAGGTGTGACCATGAGTTCTGCTACTCCTGCCACGTGAGTACAACAACTGCGAACAAGCATGCTAGTgcgtcttctgggacgaagacagTGCCGAGCTCTCGACAGCGCAGTCCTGCCAAGCCTTCGAGATCTGGGTATGGGACACCTTCGACTGCATGCCCCACCGACGGCTACTCAGAGAAGGAGCGGGTGCAGGTGTCACTCATCCAGCGGTTCCTCGCAGGGGGGTTTAGCCTGAGCGGCGAACATCACAACCTGACCCAGCAGTCGTTGCCGTCATGCTGCGCGGTGGACTCGTACATCGTTGACACCATGAAGGATCTCCATCAGCTGCAACGACGACTACATACAGTGAATGATGAGGATGTTAAAGAATATCGAGTCATAGATATAGCATTAGAAAGGAGATACGGATGGCGCATATACTGATGATTTTCAGATCGGAATAACGTGTTCTCCCCATGACATAACCCTGTCGAAAATTGATTTGACATCAGAAAAGAATTGATATTATCGCCCTTTGTTTCATTGATCGTCTGTTTGGCTTACCCTCCATTATTCAATTCCTTTTTGGTATCATCTGCATCAGCAAAGCTTGTTTGCCTAACTTCTTTTCCCCTTTCTGCTGGACAACATCATCAATTATTAATTGCATGTGTGTTTGGCCGCTGAATTAGAAAAACTGTTCTCCTAATGCTTGATTATTAAGCCTAATGCTTCATGATAATCTCTTTTCAGCCCAAGTAATTATAACTGGAGGTCCAAGTGGGCTTATTTTCTAATTTGAACAAATAGCCATAAAAATAGACAAAAGTGGATCAAACAGAACTAAAATGGGATTACGAGGATCCTCGACAATGACATACAACCGCAAAGGTGATGAGAAACCAACATGATATTCGATAACCACTTGACAGTAATATTGCTAACCACTTGACAGTAATATTGCGATATGGAAAATTAAGAGCAAAATCTCAGTTGCACATATATTTCCTCATGTTTACGCACAGCGCCAGATGACATCAAGTTTCAGCATCTTAAACTCAATCCTATAACATTTTGAGCTTTTCACCGGTCAACATACATGTTTAGAAGACAAGGACACATAGCATAACCAATCAGGACAGTTAATTGATGCACTTCTAGACTAAGAAACAACCATTTAGAAATTTCACGCATCGAACAGAAGAGACACTACTACTAACAAGACTCATGATGATTGCCCTAGCTCCACATCGTCATATCCTGCAAAAGGCGTTCGAGCAAGCAGGTAGTACTTCTCAAACTCCTTGAGGTTTAGAGAAGAAACGGTTGCTGCCGTCACCATCCCCTCCGTCACCGCCGCCTCCTTTGCCGAAATGGAACCCACCGCTTCCATCGTCCAGTTTAGGCCCTTGAACTTTCCCTGAAGCTGTAAACAATATAAAACAAGCAAAATTAAGTGGACTGCCCACTCTGATGAACTAGGTTAAATTCGCAGTGTGAGAACATGCAAGAAAAACCACCTTTGGGATCAGATTGTTTGACAGTTGTGGCTGAAGATTTGCACTGGAGACTTTGAGTTTGAGCAGCATTGCATCTTACACTCTGAAGCGAATAGAGTTGTCACGAGAAAGAGGGTCAAACAAATGATCTGATGTGAAGGTAGCCATAAGCAATTTAATATCACGGTGTAAGATGGCCATAGCTGCTCAAACCCGGGCatatattgtactccctctgtcccataatatgcactagtgtaaaaaacgctcttatattatgggacggagtagTTCTCTGCACATTACAGAATCATCACATTAATTTACGCATATACCCAGCTTCTGTGGACATAAATGGCAAGGAAACAGTAGAGAAAATCAATACCCAACCTATCATGCTCCTGACACATGTGGAACAATTATCAGAAACTGGCCCATGAAGGGGAACAAGCAATCCTGAACTCAATATTACATACCATAGAAGGCATGAACAAGTATTCTGTTAGTGCCTCAATATTACATATGTTAATTGATCTCCCTCCAGTACTACTCCTCTCATTGTACATTTAAGGGAAATAAAATAGGTGTTGTTGATTAACACTACTTGTGCAACGTCCTGAAGGGTTTGACTGACCAGAGAGGAGTTTGAGAATGGTCCAAAAAGACGACATCCAGCAGACCATAGCCAGCTCACAATTGGTCTTTCATGAATACGTGaacacggtccgggccggtccggtccctgaccgagccaccatttggaccggccgccggcggaccggaccggaccggaccgagcagcgTGGCGGTCCTCTTTTCCTGGACCGGACCGGCGGCGGTAAAGCTCGGGCCAGACCGAGAGgaccgacggtggcggcgaggtcgTGACCACGGCAGCCGCGAGAGACGTCTCCTGCGAGCTCCTGGACTCGGTCGAGAATGACGACGGTTCAGCAGCAACTGGACGCGGTGGCGCTGGCGGGCCGCGAGTTTTACATGCGCACGTTTGTTGTTTAGCAATTTTTTCGCTACATGCAAGCAATTTAACGTGTGCATGAGCCAACGATTTTGTACGTATTGGCCTTGCCGTGATTAGAGGATCAAGTTTTACGTGGGGTTAGTCGTGGGATGACGCCGTAATTGACTGATCAATCCTCGTTTATCTGGTCAACgaaaagaaggaaagaaagaaacGGCCCACGATTTTTTGTGTGCGGTTGGGGTAGCCACGATCACCACC encodes the following:
- the LOC123104842 gene encoding uncharacterized protein → MRVCLCRCQLWRCDHEFCYSCHVSTTTANKHASASSGTKTVPSSRQRSPAKPSRSGYGTPSTACPTDGYSEKERVQVSLIQRFLAGGFSLSGEHHNLTQQSLPSCCAVDSYIVDTMKDLHQLQRRLHTVNDEDVKEYRVIDIALERRYGWRIY